Below is a window of Xiphophorus maculatus strain JP 163 A chromosome 19, X_maculatus-5.0-male, whole genome shotgun sequence DNA.
cgagaaacctccaaaagaaaaactaaaagtcgagaaacctcccaaagaagaaacaaaagtcgagaaacctccagaggaaaaagtaaaagtcgagaaacctccaaaagaaaaactaaaagtcgagaaacctccagaggaaaaagtaaaagttgagaaacctccaaaagaaaaactaaaagtcgagaaacctcccaaagaagaaacaaaagtcgAGAAACCTCCAGAGGAAAAGGTAAAAGTTGAGAAacctccaaaagaaaaactaaaagtcgagaaacctccagaggaaaaagtaaaagtcgagaaacctcccaaagaagaaacaaaagtcgagaaacctccagaggaaaaaggaaaagtcaagaaacctccaaaagaaaaactaaaagtcgagaaacctccagaggaaaaagtaaaagtcgAGAAACCTCCAGAGGAAAAGGTAAAAGTTGAGAAacctccaaaagaaaaactaaaagtcgagaaacctccagaggaaaaagtaaaagttgagaaacctccaaaagaaaaagtaaaagttgagaaacctcccaaagaaaaacaaaaagtcgaGAAACCTCCAGAGGAAAAGGTAAAAGTTGAGAAacctccaaaagaaaaactaaaagtcgagaaacctccagaggaaaaagtaaaagtcgagaaacctccagaggaaaaactaaaagtcgagaaacctcctaaagaagaaacaaaagtcgagaaaactacaaaagaaaaactaaaagtcgagaaacctccagaggaaaaagtaaaagttgagaagcctccaaaagaaaaactaaaagccGAGAAAACTCCGAAAGAGGAAACTAAACTCGAGAAACATCccaaagaaaaggcaaaagtTGAGAAACTACcaaaagatgaaacaaaattcGAGAAACCTCCCTCAGAAAAAATAGAAGTCGAGAAACCTccaaaggaaaaagtaaaggcAGAAAAGCCTcgcaaagaaaaaacagaagtcaAGGAAGCTCcgaaagaggaaacaaaagttGAGAAacatccaaaagaaaaactaaaagtcaaGAAACCTCCagaggaaaaagtaaaacttgaGAAACCTccaaaggaaaaagtaaaagtcgagaaacctcccaaagaagaaacaaaagtcgAGAAACTTCcgaaagaggaaataaaagtcGAGAAACCTCCAAAAGAAGAACCAAAAGTCGAGAAACCTCCagaggaaaaagtaaaagtcgagaaacctctaaaagaagaaacaaaagtcgagaaacctccagaggaaaaagtaaaagtcgAGAAatctccaaaagaaaaacaaaaaatcgaGAAACCTCCAAGAAAAATAGTAAAGGCGGAGAAGCCTCCAAAAGACGAAACAAAAGTAGAGAAACCTCCCAAAGAAACCATGAAAGTCGAGAAACCTcccaaagaaaaagtaaaagttgagaaacctccaaaagaaaaactaacagtCGAGAAACTTCCGAAACAGGAAACAATAGTTGAGAAACCTCCAAAAGAAACagtaaaagcagagaaaactcCGAAAGAGGAAACTAAACTCGAGAAACATCCCTCAGAAAAAATAGAAGTCGAGAAACCTccaaaggaaaaagtaaaggcAGAGAAGCCtcccaaagaaaaaacagaagtcaAGGAAGCTCcgaaagaggaaacaaaagttGAGAAACTTCCAAAGGCAAAAGTAAAGGCAGAGAAGCCTCccaaagaaaaggcaaaagtcgagaaacctccaaaagaagaaacaaaagtcgaaaaatttccaaaagaaaaagtaaaggtGGAGAAGCCtcccaaagaaaaaacagaagtcaAGAAACctccaaaagaagaaacaaaggtTGAAAAACTTCcgaaagaggaaacaaaagtcAAGAAACCTCCCAAAGAAAAAATTGAAGTCGAGAAACCTCCCAAAGAAATAGTAAAGGCAGCAAAACCTCCCAAAGAAAAGGTCAAAGTCGGGAAACCTcccaaagaagaaacaaaagttgAGAAACCTccaaaggaaaaactaaaagtcgAGAAACCTCCAAAGGCAAAAGTAAAGATGGAGAAACTtcccaaagaaaaactaaaggtCGAGAAACCTCTAAAGGAGGAAACAAAAGTCAAGAAACTTCcgaaagaggaaacaaaagtcGAAAAGCGTCccaaagaaacaataaaagttgAGACGCctccaaaagaagaaacaaaacttgAGAAGCCTccaaaggaaaaagtaaaggcGGAGAAGCCtcccaaagaaaaaacaggagtGAAGAAACCTCCGAAAGAGGAATCAAAAGTCGAGAAACCTCCcaaagaaaaggtaaaagtcgagaaacctccaatagaaaagaaagaaaagaaacttgtCAGAGAAGAAATGAAGGTTGAAAAAgcaccaaaagaagaaaaaaaggcagag
It encodes the following:
- the LOC111612272 gene encoding repetitive proline-rich cell wall protein 2-like isoform X3 translates to MKVEKPPKEKVKVEKPPKEKLTVEKLPKQETIVEKPPKETVKAEKTPKEETKLEKHPSEKIEVEKPPKEKVKAEKPPKEKTEVKEAPKEETKVEKLPKAKVKAEKPPKEKAKVEKPPKEETKVEKFPKEKVKVEKPPKEKTEVKKPPKEETKVEKLPKEETKVKKPPKEKIEVEKPPKEIVKAAKPPKEKVKVGKPPKEETKVEKPPKEKLKVEKPPKAKVKMEKLPKEKLKVEKPLKEETKVKKLPKEETKVEKRPKETIKVETPPKEETKLEKPPKEKVKAEKPPKEKTGVKKPPKEESKVEKPPKEKVKVEKPPIEKKEKKLVREEMKVEKAPKEEKKAEKPPKEKEEKKPAKEEIKVEKLPKEKKHVKEKQKVEKPPKEKEEKKPVKEETKVKKPPKEKLGVEKPIKDKIEEKKLSAEGKSEQKRQTAKIGVKKPKEDIKPKRTIKREFPTVLRKQHLNVTKPETTPIKTKKVAVVKKLEIPDKNVSLTKTKVVKAALLRKVPEAPKETAKPSKVKKSC
- the LOC111612272 gene encoding repetitive proline-rich cell wall protein 2-like isoform X2 translates to MKVEKPPKEKVKVEKPPKEKLTVEKLPKQETIVEKPPKETVKAEKTPKEETKLEKHPSEKIEVEKPPKEKVKAEKPPKEKTEVKEAPKEETKVEKLPKAKVKAEKPPKEKAKVEKPPKEETKVEKFPKEKVKVEKPPKEKTEVKKPPKEETKVEKLPKEETKVKKPPKEKIEVEKPPKEIVKAAKPPKEKVKVGKPPKEETKVEKPPKEKLKVEKPPKAKVKMEKLPKEKLKVEKPLKEETKVKKLPKEETKVEKRPKETIKVETPPKEETKLEKPPKEKVKAEKPPKEKTGVKKPPKEESKVEKPPKEKVKVEKPPIEKKEKKLVREEMKVEKAPKEEKKAEKPPKEKEEKKPAKEEIKVEKLPKEKKHVKEKQKVEKPPKEKEEKKPVKEETKVKKPPKEKLGVEKPIKDKIEEKKLSAEGKSEQKRQTAKIGVKKPKEDIKPKRTIKREFPTVLRKQHLNVTKPETTPIKTKKVAVVKKLEIPDKNVSLTKTKVVKAALLRKVPEAPKETAKPSKVKKVVEVLKEKIEPITQKKAVIKAKPAPAEKKKEKTVPKQTVKDKAKEDRVLKERQEPAKKEKPAEKAARDEKVEEQLLDSFPMDDDLPYFQCFFLDEDEAQFPFYAFSPLHI
- the LOC111612272 gene encoding repetitive proline-rich cell wall protein 2-like isoform X1 produces the protein MKVEKPPKEKVKVEKPPKEKLTVEKLPKQETIVEKPPKETVKAEKTPKEETKLEKHPSEKIEVEKPPKEKVKAEKPPKEKTEVKEAPKEETKVEKLPKAKVKAEKPPKEKAKVEKPPKEETKVEKFPKEKVKVEKPPKEKTEVKKPPKEETKVEKLPKEETKVKKPPKEKIEVEKPPKEIVKAAKPPKEKVKVGKPPKEETKVEKPPKEKLKVEKPPKAKVKMEKLPKEKLKVEKPLKEETKVKKLPKEETKVEKRPKETIKVETPPKEETKLEKPPKEKVKAEKPPKEKTGVKKPPKEESKVEKPPKEKVKVEKPPIEKKEKKLVREEMKVEKAPKEEKKAEKPPKEKEEKKPAKEEIKVEKLPKEKKHVKEKQKVEKPPKEKEEKKPVKEETKVKKPPKEKLGVEKPIKDKIEEKKLSAEGKSEQKRQTAKIGVKKPKEDIKPKRTIKREFPTVLRKQHLNVTKPETTPIKTKKVAVVKKLEIPDKNVSLTKTKVVKAALLRKVPEAPKETAKPSKVKKVVEVLKEKIEPITQKKAAVIKAKPAPAEKKKEKTVPKQTVKDKAKEDRVLKERQEPAKKEKPAEKAARDEKVEEQLLDSFPMDDDLPYFQCFFLDEDEAQFPFYAFSPLHI